One Natronolimnobius sp. AArcel1 DNA window includes the following coding sequences:
- a CDS encoding DUF4177 domain-containing protein: METSRQTIWEYRTLRPPREATMEEAKDPTTQLNDLGADGWELVTTIEYTGGGTKYLVFKRPKSGDSDE, translated from the coding sequence ATGGAGACATCTCGCCAGACGATCTGGGAGTACCGGACGCTTCGTCCGCCTCGTGAGGCGACGATGGAGGAGGCGAAAGATCCGACGACGCAGTTGAACGACCTCGGAGCGGACGGCTGGGAACTGGTGACGACGATAGAGTACACCGGTGGCGGGACAAAGTATCTCGTCTTTAAGCGGCCGAAAAGCGGTGACAGCGATGAGTGA
- a CDS encoding DUF5808 domain-containing protein: MAEKPTSGEILGVPYNFERPSISRMLSAHWEPGEGMLVEKPFGIGYTLNLANWRSWIVLAVAGILLWQQEQSSASAAETETEDEPVEVIVDDE; encoded by the coding sequence ATGGCAGAGAAACCGACTTCCGGTGAGATCCTCGGTGTGCCGTATAATTTCGAACGCCCAAGCATCAGCCGCATGCTCTCGGCCCACTGGGAACCCGGCGAGGGCATGCTCGTCGAAAAACCGTTCGGCATCGGCTACACGCTGAATCTGGCAAACTGGCGCTCGTGGATCGTCCTCGCCGTTGCCGGTATCCTCCTCTGGCAGCAAGAACAGAGTTCGGCCAGCGCTGCGGAGACCGAAACCGAAGACGAGCCAGTCGAAGTCATCGTCGACGACGAGTAA
- a CDS encoding Gfo/Idh/MocA family protein, with protein sequence MATQTETVRLGVVGLGFMGQTHATNATDLGHEVVAGADVVPETREEFAQSFGATTYEDVAAMYDEEALDAVAVSTPNAFHEDAVVAALERGYDVLCEKPLANDLASAERIAAAAADSDGFCMVNFHNRISTATEVFKDYQREGHFGEITHVDANYVRRRGIPGVGSWFTEKALSGGGAVVDIGVHAIDFALYLMDYPDVEDVFAVTRTEFGHREDYVDPGDWYDETEDAVFDVEDSATAMIRCADDRTISLEVTWAANQPGTQEFVARGTEAGATLDLGGEELTMFQSGTQGTDHTLDVTLSDGAIDRTGWEGSDERFLEAVAAGEAPELNTVDQGLTVQRVIDAIYRSAEAGTSVSVE encoded by the coding sequence ATGGCTACACAGACGGAGACTGTCAGGCTTGGTGTCGTTGGCCTCGGATTTATGGGGCAAACTCACGCGACGAATGCGACGGATCTCGGCCACGAAGTCGTCGCGGGTGCGGACGTCGTCCCCGAAACACGCGAGGAGTTCGCCCAGTCCTTCGGCGCGACGACCTACGAGGACGTTGCGGCGATGTACGACGAGGAAGCCCTCGACGCGGTCGCCGTCTCCACACCAAACGCGTTCCACGAGGATGCCGTCGTCGCCGCCCTCGAGCGAGGCTACGACGTGCTCTGTGAGAAGCCACTCGCAAACGACCTCGCGAGCGCCGAACGGATCGCTGCGGCGGCCGCGGACTCGGATGGCTTCTGCATGGTGAACTTCCACAACCGCATCTCGACCGCGACGGAAGTGTTCAAAGACTACCAGCGGGAGGGCCACTTCGGCGAGATTACCCACGTCGACGCGAACTACGTCCGCCGCCGAGGAATCCCCGGTGTCGGCTCGTGGTTCACCGAAAAAGCGCTCTCCGGCGGCGGCGCGGTCGTCGATATCGGCGTCCACGCCATCGACTTCGCGCTCTATCTCATGGACTACCCCGACGTCGAGGACGTCTTCGCAGTCACCCGAACCGAATTCGGCCACCGCGAGGACTACGTCGACCCCGGTGACTGGTACGACGAAACCGAGGACGCCGTCTTCGACGTCGAGGACTCCGCCACCGCGATGATCCGGTGTGCCGACGACCGAACGATTTCGCTCGAGGTCACCTGGGCGGCCAACCAGCCCGGAACACAGGAGTTCGTTGCGCGCGGCACCGAGGCTGGCGCGACACTCGATCTCGGTGGCGAGGAGTTGACGATGTTCCAGAGCGGAACCCAGGGCACTGACCATACGCTCGATGTGACGCTCAGCGACGGTGCAATTGACCGCACCGGGTGGGAGGGCAGCGACGAGCGCTTCCTCGAGGCCGTCGCGGCGGGCGAGGCTCCTGAACTGAACACCGTCGATCAGGGCCTGACTGTCCAGCGCGTCATCGATGCGATCTATCGCTCCGCCGAAGCAGGCACGTCAGTATCTGTCGAATAA